The following are encoded in a window of Lagenorhynchus albirostris chromosome 3, mLagAlb1.1, whole genome shotgun sequence genomic DNA:
- the TMEM221 gene encoding transmembrane protein 221, with protein MARSYGGRVLAAMILLGIPAAVLAALGAQLLFQLQAGRAELRGPRIDVVGPELGAGPGLPEDAAGALLPLAAALAALALVLGLTCLLLAALCGHLGAEMARGPGSGRSDWFLYDCRLLRHVALGLFCCGVSVYLAALSIYALLLFEIETGAAAASILGLGALVLVAALTHTLLRAARATRRGLHELSPPHFEDDPVCPSEVSKASSRAQPQQGTHHWTPYSSYPKPGDSLRSMVTATTPAAIGGGREGSLPAFRMHRTLSASEGHWEEVTHEMRSILSHRPGGSGKDSTLV; from the exons ATGGCCAGGTCGTACGGCGGCCGGGTGCTGGCCGCGATGATCCTTTTGGGCATCCCCGCGGCCGTGCTGGCGGCGCTGGGCGCGCAGCTGCTGTTCCAGCTGCAGGCGGGCCGCGCGGAACTTCGAGGACCGCGAATCGACGTGGTGGGCCCGGAGCTGGGCGCCGGCCCTGGGCTGCCGGAGGACGCGGCCGGGGCGCTGCTGCCGCTGGCAGCCGCGCTCGCCGCGCTCGCCCTGGTGCTGGGTCTCACCTGTCTGCTTCTTGCCGCGCTCTGCGGCCACCTGGGCGCCGAGATGGCGCGGGGACCGGGCTCCGGCAG GTCTGACTGGTTTCTCTATGACTGCCGCCTCCTCAGACATGTGGCCCTCGGCCTCTTCTGTTGTGGGGTCTCCGTCTACTTAGCAG CACTATCCATCTACGCCCTGCTTCTCTTCGAGATCGAGACGGGTGCGGCAGCTGCCTCCATCCTTGGCTTGGGTGCTCTGGTCCTGGTGGCGGCGCTGACCCACACTCTACTCCGGGCCGCCCGGGCCACCCGCCGTGGCCTCCATGAGCTGTCCCCACCGCACTTTGAAGACGACCCTGTCTGCCCTTCTGAAGTCTCCAAGGCCAGCTCCAGGGCTCAGCCCCAGCAGGGTACCCATCACTGGACCCCCTACTCATCCTACCCAAAACCTGGGGACTCCCTCAGATCCATGGTTACTGCCACAACACCTGCAGCCATAGGGGGAGGCCGGGAGGGCAGCCTGCCTGCATTCCGCATGCACCGGACACTGTCTGCCAGTGAGGGGCACTGGGAAGAGGTCACGCATGAGATGCGTAGCATCCTGAGCCACAGGCCAGGGGGTTCAGGGAAGGACTCCACTCTGGTGTGA